The stretch of DNA GTGACGGAGTACGAAACCGGTTGGTACACCGGCGGCTACGATCTGGTCGAACAGCCCGACGGCTCGACGAAGCGCTACTACTGGGCGGAGCTTCCGCCGGCGGCGGTGGTGGTGGCCGTCGTCGACGACCGGCTTCTCTTCGTCGAGCAGTTCCGGCCCACGATCAGGGAGACACAACTCGAACTTCCCGCGGGCATCGTCGAGGACGGCGAGTCGTTCACGACGGCCGCGGCGCGGGAGCTGCAGGAGGAGACGGGGTTCGCCCCGGATTCGACGGCGCTGCTCGACGACTTCTGGACCTGTACCGGCGTTCTGCGGCACCGCCGCGGCATCGTCTTCGCCGAGGGACTGACCCCCGCCGCCCGCGATCTCGACGGCAACGAGTTCCTCACCGTTCGAACCGTCCCCGTCGCGGACGCCCTCGACGTGGCGCGTGCCCCGCCGACCAACGACGCCACCATCGAGGGCGTGTTGCTCGCACACGAGGACGGCCTGTTGGAAACACGAACGCCACGCGACTGACAGCTTTGGTGACCCCGGCGTCTACGGGCGGGTGTATCCGGCCCGAACCCCCGCGACCGATCACGGCGGCTCGCGTCCACCGCCCGCGAGACGGGGGTCGCGATCACGACCCCAGCGATCGTGACGCTGTACATCCTCACCGTCGTCATCGATTTCGTCTCCGGCGCGCTCGATCCGTTCATCGCCCTCCTGCGGTGGGTCGCGATCATCGGGCAGTTCGAGCGCGTCCGCTTCGCCAGCCTCCTGATCGAGGTCGGGGTGTACCCGTACGTCGTCGACTTCTTCACCGAACTCGTCGCGCTGATCGTGCCCTTTCTGATCGTCGCGACCGTCGGGACGCTCGGGCGCAACCGTTACGGCGAGTGCCCCATCGACGTCTTCGGCTTCGCCGTCACGTCGACCCCGGGCGTCGGGACGGTCTACAAGGGCTTCCGACGGATGGGCGACGTGATGCTCGACGAGGGCGGCGGGAACGTTCGGGACAGCAAACTCGTCCGGTGTTTCGAGGAGGACGTCTACGTGTCGGGGTTCGTGACGAGCGAGTCGCGGGAACCCATCGAAACCTCGACCGGGCACGACGACATGGTGTCGATGTTCCTCCCGGTGGCGCCGAACCCGGTCACCGGCGGCCTCCTCACCTACGTCCCCGAGAGCGACGTGTACGACATCGACATGACCGTCGAGGAGGGGTCCGGAGCATCCGCACCGGCGGCGTCGCCACGGGGCGTGGTGTCGGGGACTCGACACAGCTCACGATGGACGACCGCAAGCGCGTCACCGACCCCGACTGGCGCGGGTCGATCCGGGTCGGCGAGGAGTGATCGCTCGTTGACATCCTCCCCGCCCTGAAGGGCGAGGATTCCCCGAAGGGGAGTTCAAGGTTGCACGTTTCCTCGGTGGCGAAGTACGCTTTCGCGTCCCACGTCGGGGGTCGCCGCCCAGTTATTACCAAGGGCGTGCTTTGCAGTGCGTTTAGCCGTGTCAAAGCGGCCTTCCCACCCGGACGTGCCAGACGCTTCGACGGGGCGAATACCGTTCGCCCCTCCACGGTCGGGTATTCAGCCGACTGGGTACCACGGTTCGCGTCACCTGAGGTGTTACGCCGTGGACTGGTGTCGGATTTGTTACCCCGTGGGACGTGGACGCAAAGCGTCTGTACCGGCGAAGCCGGTGTGTCCCGGCGAGGGAACTCCGGTAGACCAATGTATGAGAGCGAGTGGCATGAGCGTGTCGGATTCATCCCCGCCCTGAAGGGCGGGGCTTTCTCCTCGCACTCACGTAACGAAAATCTCGATTTCGCCAACCAGACAACCTAAGTCGAGATAGGATCGATAAGCCGGTGATGGGTCCCGAGGCCCCCGCTCAGACCAGTCGAACCGATCCTGTCGGCCGGCGATCAGCCCGCGCACGGTGGCGTCGCCATGACTGATCGGCCGCCCGTCGCCCTCGTCGTGGCCGTCGTCGTAGCGGCAAGCGCGGTTCCACTCGGCGCCGGCGTCGCGTCGGCGGAGAGCCAGGTCGTCGTCCAGTCGGTCGTCGTCGACCCGTCGACGCCCCGCGTCGGCGAGGACGTGACCGTCACCGCGACGCTCCGGAACTTCGAGGGCAGCAGCGACGCGGCGCGGATCAACCAGGTGTCGCTTCGCGCCGGAACCCGAACCCTCGCGACCGCCAAGGACTTGGGGACGCTCGGTCCCGGCGGCACGGTCGAACTCCCGCTCACCACGAACTTCGAGACGCCGGGGCGGAAGGACCTCACCCTCCACGTCTACGGACAGGGCATCGGCGGCGGGATCTTCAACATCCGGTATCCGGTGTCGGCGTCGGTCAACGAACGCGACAGCGACGTCCAACTCTCCCTGGAGACGCCGAGCGACCCCTCGACGGAGGGACGGGTGAACGTCACCGTCGCCAACGGCGCCCCGACCGACATCTCCAACCTCCAACTCACGCTCTCGGGACCGAACGCCACCGTCGACGACGCCAGCCGCGTGAACGCGTCGCTGGGGAGCGGCCGCGAGCGTCGCATCGAGTTCGACGTGGCCTTCACCGGTCCCGGTCCTCGACCGCTCACGGCGACGCTATCCTATCGCGACGCCGACGGCGACCGGCAGACGGTCGCCGAGTCGCGGGTGTTCGACGTCGACCCGCCCGAGGTGGACGCCGACCTCGACGCGGAGGTGGTCCGGGAGAACGGCTCCGCGCGTATCGACGCCACGCTCACCAACTTCGGGAACGTCCCCCTGGAGTCGGTCCGCCTCCGCGCCGACGCGGACGGCGAGACGGTCGCGCGAAAACTCGTCGCGGACGTGGGGACGGAGTCGGCCCGCGATCTCTCGATCGGCGAGTCGAACCTGCCGGCCGGGGACGTGGCCTTGGTCGCGAGCTACGAGGCCGCCGGCGAGCGCTACGAGACGACGACGAGCGTCGACTTCGCGCCGACGACCGACGGCAACATCTCGCTGACTGGGATCGAAGTGATCCCGACCGGCGGGGCGATCAGGCTCGCCGGCAGCGCCTCGAACACCGGCGAGACGGCCGTGACCGGCGCCGTCGTGAGCGTCGTCGGCACCGAGCGCGTGACGCCGGTGTCGCCGGCGAAAAACTACTTCGTCGGCAACGTCCCCGCGGGCGAGTTCACGTCGTTCGAGTTGACGGCGCGACTGGCGGGTAACCGGACCGACACGGTGCCGATCCGGATCAGCTACATCGCCGATGGCAAGGGGTACAGCCGGGTAGTCGACGTGACGATCGCCGCCGGCGCCGGCGCCGGGGCGTCGCGGGGTGGATCGGAGTCCGACGGCCCGTCGGGCGGGGGTGGGTTCCTCGGCCTCGGCCGCATCGACGTGGTCGGCATCCTCCTCCGTCTCGCCCTGGTCGTCGCCGCGGGCGCCGGCGCGGTCTACTGGTGGCAGCGCCGCCGTTCCGACGAGTGATGACGGGGCGCGATTCCGCCGCCGCGGCCGACGACGAACCGGGGGCCGTCGGCGACCCGGTGGCCGAACTCGACGACGTGACCAAGGAGTACCGGAGCGGCGGCGAGACCATCGCCGCCCTCGCGGACGTCGACTTCGCGGTCGAACCGGGCGAGATGGTCGCCGTCATCGGTCCCAGCGGCTCCGGAAAGAGTACGCTGCTGAACGTGCTCGGTCTCCTCGACGTTCCCACCGCGGGGACGGTGCGGCTCGACGGCGACGACGTGACCGACTACGACGACGAGGCGCGGACGATGGCCCGCCGCCGGACCATCGGCTTCGTCTTCCAGTCGTTCCACCTCGTCCCCATGCTGACCGCCGTCGAGAACGTCCTCGTGCCGACGATGTTCGTCGAGGGGGACCAGCGGGCGCGGGCGCGGGCGCTGCTGGAACGGATGGGACTCGGCGACCGACTCGACCACCGTCCCGATCAGCTCTCGGGCGGCCAGCGTCAGCGCGTCGCCATCGCCAGGGCGCTGGTGAACGAGCCGCGGCTCCTGCTCGCGGACGAGCCGACCGGTAACCTCGACCGCGACACCGGACGCCGGATTCTGAACGAGTTCGAGCGCATCAGTACGGAGGCGGAGGTGGGCGTGGTCGCGGTCACCCACGACGAACTGGTGACGGAGTTCACCGACCGGACGGTCGAACTCGTCGACGGGGTGATCCAGTAGTGGACCCCCTCGACTTCCCGGCGCTCCGGATGGCGTGGCTCAACCTCCAGCGCAACCGGCTCCGAACCGGGCTGGCGACGCTCGGCATCGTCATCGGCGTCGTCGCCATCGCGGCCATCGGCATCACGGGGACGGCGCTCCAGTACGGCGCCACGCAGGAACTCGGCGGGCTCTCGAACACCGTGACGGTGTTCCCGGGCGAGGAGAACGAGGACGGCGTCGTCACCGACGGGCAGGTGGACTCGATAGAGCGGGTGGCGACCGGCGCCGTGGTCGTCCCGCGGCGCACGGAGACGCTGACGGTGGCCTCCCGGTCCGAGCGCCGGCAGGTGACCGTGCAGGCGATGTCCCGACCCGCGGCGCTCTACGACGCCGCGGAAGGGACCGTCCCGTCGCCGATGCGGAGCGGCGCCCTGATCAACGCCGAACTGGCCGCGGAGCTCGGGGTGGAACTCGGACAGACCGTCTCCATCGGGGGCCGCTCGTATCGGATCATGGCCATCCTCGACGAACCGGGCGGCTTCGGACAGGGCGTCTCGGTCGTCGTCCCCCTCGACGACGTCGGCGGGGACGGCTACGATCAGGTGACCGTCGTCGCCGAGGACGGCGAGGACGCCCAGCGCCTGGCCGCGGAGATTCCGGCGGAACTGAACCAGCGCGAGGAGGTGGTGGGGACGTTCACCCCCGCCGACATCCAGGAGACCGTCAGCGGCTTCTTCGCCACGCTGAACGCCGCGCTCCTCGGCGTCGGCTCCATCTCGCTGGTCGTCGCCGGCGTCAGCATCCTGAACGTCATGCTGATGAGCGTCGTCGAGCGCCGTGCCGAGATCGGCGTCTTTCGGGCCGTGGGCATCCGGCGCCGGGAGGTGATGCGGATGATCGTCGCCGAGGCCGCGCTCCTCGGCGTCGTCGGCGGCGCCGTCGGCGTCGTCCTCTCGGTGCTGATCGGCTACACCGTCAACGGGCAGCTCAACGGCCAGCCGGGGCTGGTCTTCCAGCCGCGTAACCTAGAGTTCCTCGCGCTCGGCTTCGGCTTCGCGGTGGTCGCGAGCACGATCAGCGGCCTCTATCCCGCCTGGAAGGCGTCGACCGCGAACCCGGTCGAGGTGCTGCGGGGCTGAGCCCGCCCTGCGACGGCGTGGGAAACCGTTATGTGAACCCACTGCGCAAGCCCCGGTAGTTATGGGACGGACGCTCACGGAAAAGATTCTGGAGGATCACCTCGTCGACGGCGAGGTCGAGACGGGCGAGGAGGTCGGCATCGCCGTCGATCAGACCATCGCCCACGACCTGACGGGGACGATGGCGTGGCTCCAGTTCGAGGCGCTCGGCCTCGACGAAGTA from Haloplanus salinus encodes:
- a CDS encoding ABC transporter permease; protein product: MDPLDFPALRMAWLNLQRNRLRTGLATLGIVIGVVAIAAIGITGTALQYGATQELGGLSNTVTVFPGEENEDGVVTDGQVDSIERVATGAVVVPRRTETLTVASRSERRQVTVQAMSRPAALYDAAEGTVPSPMRSGALINAELAAELGVELGQTVSIGGRSYRIMAILDEPGGFGQGVSVVVPLDDVGGDGYDQVTVVAEDGEDAQRLAAEIPAELNQREEVVGTFTPADIQETVSGFFATLNAALLGVGSISLVVAGVSILNVMLMSVVERRAEIGVFRAVGIRRREVMRMIVAEAALLGVVGGAVGVVLSVLIGYTVNGQLNGQPGLVFQPRNLEFLALGFGFAVVASTISGLYPAWKASTANPVEVLRG
- a CDS encoding NUDIX hydrolase, with amino-acid sequence MTDGPADHDWPVVESVTEYETGWYTGGYDLVEQPDGSTKRYYWAELPPAAVVVAVVDDRLLFVEQFRPTIRETQLELPAGIVEDGESFTTAAARELQEETGFAPDSTALLDDFWTCTGVLRHRRGIVFAEGLTPAARDLDGNEFLTVRTVPVADALDVARAPPTNDATIEGVLLAHEDGLLETRTPRD
- a CDS encoding ABC transporter ATP-binding protein, with product MTGRDSAAAADDEPGAVGDPVAELDDVTKEYRSGGETIAALADVDFAVEPGEMVAVIGPSGSGKSTLLNVLGLLDVPTAGTVRLDGDDVTDYDDEARTMARRRTIGFVFQSFHLVPMLTAVENVLVPTMFVEGDQRARARALLERMGLGDRLDHRPDQLSGGQRQRVAIARALVNEPRLLLADEPTGNLDRDTGRRILNEFERISTEAEVGVVAVTHDELVTEFTDRTVELVDGVIQ
- a CDS encoding DUF502 domain-containing protein; this translates as MTLYILTVVIDFVSGALDPFIALLRWVAIIGQFERVRFASLLIEVGVYPYVVDFFTELVALIVPFLIVATVGTLGRNRYGECPIDVFGFAVTSTPGVGTVYKGFRRMGDVMLDEGGGNVRDSKLVRCFEEDVYVSGFVTSESREPIETSTGHDDMVSMFLPVAPNPVTGGLLTYVPESDVYDIDMTVEEGSGASAPAASPRGVVSGTRHSSRWTTASASPTPTGAGRSGSARSDRSLTSSPP